In a single window of the Cervus elaphus chromosome 1, mCerEla1.1, whole genome shotgun sequence genome:
- the RAG2 gene encoding V(D)J recombination-activating protein 2 yields MSLQMVTVGNSIALIQPGFSLMNFDGQVFFFGQKGWPKRSCPTGVFHFEVKHSHLKLKPAVFSKDSCYLPPLRYPATCTFSSNLESEKHQYIIHGGKTPNNELSDKIYVMSVVCKNNKKVTFRCTEKDLVGDVPEGRYGHSIDVVYSRGKSMGVLFGGRSYIPSAQRTTEKWNSVADCLPHVFLVDFEFGCSTSYILPELQDGLSFHVSIARNDTVYILGGHSLANNIRPANLYRIRVDLPLGSPAVECTVLPGGISVSSAILTQINNDEFVIVGGYQLENQKRMVCNIISFKDNKIDIHEMETPDWTPDIKHSKIWFGSNMGNGTVFLGIPGDNKQAVSEAFYFYTLKCAEDDVNEDQKTFTSSQTSTEDPGDSTPFEDSEEFCFSAEANSFDGDDEFDTYNEDDEEDESETGYWITCCSTCDVDINTWVPFYSTELNKPAMIYCSHGDGHWVHAQCMDLAERTLIQLSEGSNKYYCNEHVEIARALQTPKRVQSLKKPPLRSLHKKGSGKIITPAKKSFLRRLFD; encoded by the coding sequence ATGTCACTACAGATGGTAACAGTCGGTAATAGCATAGCCTTAATTCAACCAGGCTTCTCATTAATGAATTTTGATGGGCAAGTTTTCTTCTTTGGCCAAAAAGGCTGGCCCAAGAGGTCTTGCCCCACTGGAGTTTTCCATTTTGAGGTAAAGCATAGCCATCTCAAACTGAAGCCTGCAGTTTTCTCTAAGGATTCTTGCTACCTTCCTCCTCTTCGATACCCAGCCACTTGCACATTCAGCAGCAACTTGGAGTCTGAAAAGCATCAGTACATCATCCATGGAGGAAAAACACCAAACAATGAGCTTTCAGATAAGATTTATGTGATGTCTGTTGTTtgcaagaacaacaaaaaagttaCTTTTCGCTGCACAGAGAAGGACTTGGTAGGAGACGTTCCTGAAGGCAGATATGGTCATTCCATTGATGTGGTGTATAGTCGAGGGAAAAGTATGGGTGTTCTCTTTGGAGGACGGTCATATATACCTTCTGCCCAAAGAACCACAGAGAAATGGAACAGCGTGGCTGACTGCCTGCCCCATGTCTTCTTGGTGGATTTTGAATTTGGGTGCTCCACGTCATACATTCTTCCAGAACTTCAAGATGGACTATCTTTTCATGTCTCCATTGCCAGAAATGATACCGTTTATATTTTAGGAGGCCATTCACTTGCCAATAACATCCGCCCTGCCAATCTGTACAGAATAAGGGTTGATCTCCCCCTGGGTAGCCCAGCTGTGGAGTGCACAGTCTTGCCAGGAGGAATCTCTGTCTCCAGTGCAATCCTGACTCAAATAAACAATGATGAATTCGTTATTGTTGGTGGCTATCAGCTTGAAAATCAAAAAAGAATGGTCTGTAACATCATCTCTTTCAAGGATAACAAGATAGACATTCATGAGATGGAAACCCCAGATTGGACCCCAGATATTAAGCATAGCAAGATATGGTTTGGAAGCAACATGGGAAATGGAACTGTTTTCCTCGGCATACCAGGAGACAATAAACAGGCTGTTTCAGAAGCATTTTACTTCTATACGTTGAAATGTGCTGAAGACGATGTGAACGAAGATCAGAAAACTTTCACAAGTAGTCAGACATCAACAGAAGACCCAGGAGACTCCACTCCCTTTGAAGACTCAGAAGAATTTTGCTTCAGTGCAGAAGCAAACAGTTTCGATGGTGATGATGAATTTGACACCTACAATGAAGATGATGAGGAAGATGAGTCTGAGACAGGCTACTGGATTACATGCTGTTCTACTTGTGATGTGGATATCAACACTTGGGTACCATTTTATTCAACTGAGCTCAACAAGCCTGCCATGATCTATTGCTCTCATGGAGATGGACATTGGGTCCATGCCCAGTGTATGGATCTGGCAGAACGCACACTCATCCAACTGTCAGAAGGAAGCAATAAATATTACTGCAACGAGCATGTGGAGATAGCAAGAGCACTGCAAACTCCCAAAAGAGTTCAATCATTAAAAAAGCCTCCTCTGAGATCCCTCCACAAAAAGGGTTCTGGGAAAATTATTACTCCTGCCAAGAAATCTTTTCTTAGAAGGTTGTTTGATTAG